Proteins from a single region of Diorhabda sublineata isolate icDioSubl1.1 chromosome 2, icDioSubl1.1, whole genome shotgun sequence:
- the LOC130440438 gene encoding adenosine 5'-monophosphoramidase HINT3-like isoform X1: protein MSSDQNCIFCKIVCGEAPSEILFQNDEIIVFKDIKPASKHHYLVVPKNHIINVNHLVTKEDKLLVERLIEIGKKVLEENGGTIEDARLGFHLPPFNSINHLHLHVISPMSEMSFFSRLIFKPNTWWFQLVDDTLKRLSKL, encoded by the exons ATGTCGTCTGATCAAAATTGTATCTTTTGTAAAATTGTATGTGGAGAAGCTCCATCAGaaatactatttcaaaatgatgaaattattgtatttaaagATATAAAGCCTGCATCTAAACATCATTACCTAGTAGTACCAAAAAATCACATTATTAATGTTAACCACTTAGTTACAAAAGAAGATAAACTCTTAG tgGAAAGATTAATTGAAATTGGTAAAAAAGTCCTAGAAGAAAATGGGGGTACTATTGAAGATGCAAGATTAGGGTTTCATTTACCTCCTTTTAACTCTATAAATCATTTACATCTTCATGTTATATCTCCAATGTCTGAAATGAGTTTCTTCAGTAGACTTATTTTTAAACCAAATACGTGGTGGTTTCAGTTG GTTGATGATACCTTAAAGAGACTCAGTAAACTGTGA
- the LOC130440438 gene encoding adenosine 5'-monophosphoramidase HINT3-like isoform X3, producing MSSDQNCIFCKIVCGEAPSEILFQNDEIIVFKDIKPASKHHYLVVPKNHIINVNHLVTKEDKLLVERLIEIGKKVLEENGGTIEDARLGFHLPPFNSINHLHLHVISPMSEMSFFSRLIFKPNTWWFQLYKK from the exons ATGTCGTCTGATCAAAATTGTATCTTTTGTAAAATTGTATGTGGAGAAGCTCCATCAGaaatactatttcaaaatgatgaaattattgtatttaaagATATAAAGCCTGCATCTAAACATCATTACCTAGTAGTACCAAAAAATCACATTATTAATGTTAACCACTTAGTTACAAAAGAAGATAAACTCTTAG tgGAAAGATTAATTGAAATTGGTAAAAAAGTCCTAGAAGAAAATGGGGGTACTATTGAAGATGCAAGATTAGGGTTTCATTTACCTCCTTTTAACTCTATAAATCATTTACATCTTCATGTTATATCTCCAATGTCTGAAATGAGTTTCTTCAGTAGACTTATTTTTAAACCAAATACGTGGTGGTTTCAGTTG